A window of the Gemmatirosa kalamazoonensis genome harbors these coding sequences:
- a CDS encoding metal-sulfur cluster assembly factor codes for MPDDIATPPPPAADAPAGVTLDQVRLALRRVKDPELNLNIVDLGLVYDIAVDAAVVTIDMSLTSPGCPSGPEIMSEAERQVRSLPGVEDVVMNLVWTPPWSPERIEPRVRAYLGF; via the coding sequence ATGCCCGACGACATCGCCACGCCGCCCCCTCCCGCCGCGGACGCGCCGGCCGGCGTCACGCTCGATCAGGTCCGCCTCGCGCTGCGGCGCGTGAAGGACCCGGAGCTGAACCTCAACATCGTCGACCTCGGCCTCGTCTACGACATCGCCGTCGACGCCGCGGTCGTCACGATCGACATGAGCCTCACGTCGCCCGGATGCCCTTCCGGCCCGGAGATCATGTCGGAGGCGGAGCGGCAGGTGCGCTCCCTGCCCGGCGTCGAGGACGTCGTGATGAACCTCGTGTGGACGCCGCCCTGGTCGCCCGAGCGGATCGAGCCCCGCGTGCGCGCGTACCTCGGCTTCTAG
- a CDS encoding serine hydrolase domain-containing protein, which produces MPRIHAAVVAAALGASSAFGISANAARGARADALAGLHAAVGRAGAFVATVAGRDAASSDGLPLAKDVSAVGMSSERLATVSRIVQRGISAGGYPGASAIIGRRGYAVLKRGFGRLSWSSESPEVDLHSIYDLASLTKVVGTTTALMVLYDEGKIDLDAPVRQYLPAFSGGMKDRVTIRQLLTHHAGLPPGRDLWRTAHSPEEAREQVLATPLICRPGDCYEYSDLGADILGFVVETVAGERMDKFLEKRVYGPLGMTDTYFLPPASVRWRTAPTEVSPPRGYPLKGEVHDENAYALGGVAGHAGLFSTAADLSIYAQMMINGGEYGGVRVIADSTVKLFTRREAGTRALGWDTCNNRGSCGSLMGASAYGHTGFTGTSLWVDPDRDLFVILLTNRVHAAKAQRPAKVIADVRADLSDAAELAVVDSPDGPHAMPAAFRVDEKSGWTKPKATRSKSYGKSKHSTAKSSKSKGKSSPSAKSKSSAKSKSSAKHSASGSSSSRSSSKAKSSKAKTSTAKKTTGRR; this is translated from the coding sequence GTGCCCCGCATCCACGCCGCCGTCGTAGCCGCCGCACTCGGTGCGTCCTCGGCCTTCGGGATCTCCGCGAACGCCGCTCGCGGCGCGCGCGCCGACGCCCTGGCCGGGCTGCACGCGGCCGTCGGGCGCGCGGGGGCGTTCGTCGCCACCGTCGCCGGCCGCGACGCCGCGTCGTCGGACGGGCTCCCGCTCGCGAAGGACGTCTCCGCGGTCGGCATGTCGTCCGAGCGCCTGGCGACCGTGTCGCGCATCGTCCAGCGCGGCATCTCCGCGGGCGGCTACCCGGGCGCGTCGGCCATCATCGGCCGGCGGGGCTACGCGGTCCTCAAGCGCGGCTTCGGCCGCCTGAGCTGGTCGAGCGAGAGCCCCGAGGTCGACCTGCACTCGATCTACGACCTGGCCTCGCTCACGAAGGTCGTCGGCACCACGACGGCGCTCATGGTGCTCTACGACGAGGGGAAGATCGATCTCGACGCCCCCGTCCGTCAGTACCTGCCGGCGTTCTCCGGCGGCATGAAGGACCGCGTCACCATCCGCCAGCTCCTCACGCACCACGCCGGGCTCCCGCCGGGCCGCGACCTGTGGCGCACCGCGCACTCCCCCGAGGAGGCGCGCGAGCAGGTGCTCGCCACGCCGCTCATCTGCCGCCCGGGCGACTGCTACGAGTACTCCGACCTCGGCGCCGACATCCTCGGCTTCGTCGTCGAGACGGTCGCCGGCGAGCGGATGGACAAGTTCCTCGAGAAGCGCGTGTACGGTCCGCTCGGCATGACCGACACGTACTTCCTGCCGCCCGCGTCGGTCCGCTGGCGCACGGCGCCCACCGAGGTGAGCCCGCCCCGCGGCTACCCCCTGAAGGGCGAGGTGCACGACGAGAACGCGTACGCGCTCGGCGGCGTCGCCGGCCACGCGGGGCTGTTCAGCACCGCCGCCGACCTGTCGATCTACGCGCAGATGATGATCAACGGCGGCGAGTACGGCGGCGTGCGCGTCATCGCCGACTCCACCGTGAAGCTGTTCACCCGCCGCGAGGCCGGCACCCGCGCCCTCGGCTGGGACACGTGCAACAACCGCGGGAGCTGCGGCAGCCTGATGGGCGCCTCGGCCTACGGCCACACGGGCTTCACCGGCACGTCGCTGTGGGTCGACCCGGATCGCGACCTGTTCGTCATCCTGCTCACGAACCGCGTCCACGCGGCGAAGGCGCAGCGCCCGGCGAAGGTCATCGCCGACGTCCGCGCCGACCTCTCCGATGCGGCCGAGCTGGCGGTCGTCGACTCGCCCGATGGGCCGCACGCGATGCCGGCGGCATTCCGCGTCGACGAGAAGAGCGGCTGGACGAAGCCGAAGGCGACGCGCTCGAAGTCGTACGGCAAGTCGAAGCACTCGACCGCGAAGTCGTCGAAGTCGAAGGGCAAGAGCAGCCCCTCGGCCAAGTCCAAGTCGAGCGCGAAGAGCAAGTCCTCGGCGAAGCACAGCGCGAGCGGGTCGTCCTCGAGCAGGTCATCGAGCAAGGCGAAATCGAGCAAGGCGAAGACGAGCACGGCGAAGAAGACGACGGGGCGGCGCTGA
- a CDS encoding RNA polymerase sigma factor yields the protein MDAVVRRLVGDPDAAADVAQDVWIQIFRALPTWRGDSQFGTWIHRVAVNRTLNALRRLRRTGKVETSLDEATDDQPVGSVAQALAVDPDSERALLASSIEEAARQLSPGARQVFMLHDVEGYTHEEIAESLGITAGGSKSQLFKARAKLRRLLAHLVDGSGGHGTPTDGLAPPRARTATPPGAHTIRHSFAPHAAPGY from the coding sequence GTGGACGCCGTCGTTCGTCGGCTCGTCGGCGATCCCGACGCGGCGGCGGACGTGGCGCAGGACGTGTGGATCCAGATCTTCCGGGCGCTCCCCACGTGGCGAGGCGACTCGCAGTTCGGCACGTGGATCCATCGGGTGGCGGTGAACCGGACGTTGAACGCGCTGCGCCGGCTGCGGCGCACCGGCAAGGTGGAGACGTCGCTCGACGAGGCGACCGACGATCAGCCGGTGGGCTCGGTGGCGCAGGCGCTGGCGGTGGACCCGGACAGCGAGCGGGCGTTGCTCGCGTCGTCGATCGAGGAGGCGGCGCGACAGCTCTCGCCGGGGGCTCGACAGGTGTTCATGCTGCACGACGTCGAGGGCTACACGCACGAGGAGATCGCCGAGTCGCTCGGCATCACCGCAGGCGGCTCGAAGTCGCAGCTGTTCAAGGCCCGCGCGAAGCTTCGGCGGCTGCTCGCGCATCTGGTGGACGGCTCGGGGGGACACGGGACCCCGACCGACGGCCTCGCGCCGCCGCGCGCTCGAACGGCAACCCCTCCGGGCGCGCACACCATCCGTCATTCATTCGCTCCCCATGCAGCACCTGGATACTGA
- a CDS encoding PDZ domain-containing protein: protein MRTSKRILIWSVAIAAGAGVVPTPGAAQATTMTAACERAGMMLHPRRTAPVAADTLMANVRRLLETQEVIAARAGSTPPAAAQQRMRLTFSRGWLGVFTSEIREERLASDGLHVRYCDYPVVVSVEPASPAQRAGLEAGDTIVAYNDIDLREAEEIALDRLLVPDTTVRVTVRRDGRPLVLPLVVGRRPSTAIARVFTQGGTGAGGTGTGFSYVVVSPGQPGAPGVALPRVPEAPPVATRLRTARRTPNGESEANVVTGAPLAMTPFVLGFGGSGPSAVAGAQLMAMDDDLRAVVGAKSGVLVLRVAEGTPASEAGLRSGDVILLADGVAATTPLVVQRALLRSRDDRAVPLKVERKGKTREVILRW, encoded by the coding sequence ATGCGGACCTCGAAGCGGATCCTGATCTGGAGCGTCGCGATCGCGGCGGGCGCGGGCGTCGTGCCCACGCCGGGCGCGGCGCAGGCCACGACGATGACGGCGGCGTGCGAGCGGGCGGGGATGATGCTCCACCCGCGGCGCACGGCGCCGGTGGCCGCCGACACGCTCATGGCCAACGTACGACGGCTGCTCGAGACGCAGGAAGTGATCGCGGCGCGGGCCGGGAGCACGCCGCCTGCCGCGGCCCAGCAACGCATGCGGCTCACGTTCTCGCGCGGCTGGCTCGGGGTCTTCACGTCGGAGATCCGCGAGGAGCGGCTCGCGTCCGACGGGCTCCACGTGCGCTACTGCGACTATCCGGTGGTGGTGAGCGTGGAGCCGGCCTCGCCGGCGCAGCGAGCGGGGCTCGAGGCGGGGGACACGATCGTCGCGTACAACGACATCGACCTGCGCGAGGCGGAGGAGATCGCGCTCGACCGGCTGCTCGTGCCGGACACCACGGTACGCGTGACCGTGCGCCGCGACGGGCGGCCGCTCGTGCTGCCGCTCGTCGTGGGGCGGCGGCCGTCGACGGCGATCGCACGCGTGTTCACGCAGGGCGGCACCGGCGCGGGCGGCACCGGGACCGGCTTCAGCTACGTCGTCGTCAGCCCGGGGCAGCCGGGCGCGCCGGGCGTGGCGCTGCCGCGCGTGCCCGAGGCGCCGCCGGTCGCGACGCGGCTGCGCACGGCGCGACGCACCCCGAACGGCGAGAGCGAGGCGAATGTGGTGACCGGGGCACCACTCGCCATGACGCCGTTCGTGCTCGGCTTCGGCGGGAGCGGGCCGTCGGCGGTGGCCGGCGCGCAACTCATGGCGATGGACGACGACCTGCGTGCGGTGGTCGGTGCGAAGAGCGGCGTGCTCGTGCTGCGGGTGGCCGAGGGGACGCCGGCGAGCGAGGCAGGGCTGCGGTCGGGGGACGTGATCCTCTTGGCCGACGGCGTCGCCGCGACGACGCCGCTGGTGGTGCAGCGGGCGCTGCTCCGGAGCCGCGACGACCGCGCGGTGCCGCTCAAGGTCGAGCGGAAGGGGAAGACGCGCGAGGTGATCCTGCGCTGGTGA
- a CDS encoding NAD(P)/FAD-dependent oxidoreductase, whose protein sequence is MSDEIFDVAIVGGGPAGLSAAIWLGRYLHRVVLVDSGDPRNWETNGINGYLGLPGVRPAELRRAGREEARQYGATLIDGFVVTIRAEGDARFVVEYDPLPATKAREDRAGPGTPRAPDDNAPRPCTTALVARRLLLCIGIKDVWPRIPGLSQVYGDRAHVCPDCDGYDARGKKTVVIGKGRKAVGMALNLTTWTRDITVCTDGMDPELDDYLAGKLAALDIPLESAPVERVNLREGNLRSLLFADGRTLGCEKIFFAIGQYPADDLGAQLGCERDEDGRILIDTAHHTSVYNVFAAGDIAPGPQLGVRAAAGGAVAALAIHKSLVPEERKLQPLTSAGSPRASSPSARP, encoded by the coding sequence ATGTCCGACGAAATCTTCGATGTGGCCATCGTTGGCGGCGGACCCGCCGGCCTGTCCGCCGCCATCTGGCTCGGCCGCTACCTCCACCGCGTCGTCCTCGTCGACTCCGGCGACCCACGCAACTGGGAGACGAACGGCATCAACGGGTACCTGGGGCTCCCCGGCGTGCGGCCGGCCGAGCTGCGGCGGGCCGGACGCGAGGAGGCGCGGCAGTACGGCGCCACGCTGATCGACGGGTTCGTCGTCACCATCCGCGCGGAGGGCGACGCGCGGTTCGTCGTCGAGTACGATCCGCTGCCGGCCACGAAGGCGCGCGAGGACCGCGCCGGCCCCGGCACCCCCCGCGCCCCCGACGACAACGCGCCGCGCCCGTGCACCACGGCGCTCGTCGCGCGACGCCTCCTCCTCTGCATCGGGATCAAGGACGTGTGGCCGCGCATCCCGGGGCTCAGCCAGGTCTACGGCGACCGCGCCCACGTCTGCCCCGACTGTGACGGCTACGACGCGCGCGGCAAGAAGACCGTCGTCATCGGCAAGGGACGCAAGGCCGTCGGCATGGCGCTCAACCTCACGACGTGGACGCGCGACATCACCGTCTGCACCGACGGGATGGACCCCGAGCTCGACGACTATCTCGCCGGCAAGCTCGCCGCGTTGGACATCCCGCTCGAGTCGGCGCCCGTCGAGCGGGTGAACCTGCGCGAGGGCAACCTCCGCTCGCTGCTGTTCGCCGACGGGCGCACGCTCGGCTGCGAGAAGATCTTCTTCGCCATCGGCCAGTACCCGGCCGACGACCTCGGTGCGCAGCTCGGCTGCGAGCGCGACGAGGACGGGCGCATCCTCATCGACACCGCGCACCACACGTCGGTCTACAACGTGTTCGCCGCCGGCGACATCGCGCCGGGCCCGCAGCTCGGCGTTCGCGCGGCCGCCGGCGGCGCCGTCGCCGCGCTGGCCATCCACAAGTCGCTCGTGCCGGAGGAGCGGAAGCTCCAGCCGCTCACCAGCGCAGGATCACCTCGCGCGTCTTCCCCTTCCGCTCGACCTTGA